In Flavobacterium hankyongi, the genomic window TTATTAATTATTTAAATATTTTTTATTATGTCATTTAAAGCAAGATTAAACGTTGGCGGTAAAGAGTTCAATGTATTAAACATTAACTATGGTTTATTTCAAGAAACAGACGCAACAGGACGTCCCTCAACAGTAACAAGAGGAGGTAAAATTGAAGTTACAATCGAAGGAACAGGATCTACAGAATTATTCGAGTGGATGACTAATAGCTTTGAGCGTAAAGACGGAAGTGTTAAATTCTTCAAAAGAGACAGCGATGCTACTTTAAAAGAGTTAAAATTCACTGAAGGTTATTTAGTAAAACACAGAGAAAATTTTGATTCAACAGGAGTAAATCCCTTAACAGAATCGTTCACAATTTCAGCAAGAAAGATTGAAATGGGAACAGGAGTTTACGAAAACGAATGGGTATAATCTGTCAAGGGATTATAATAGTATAAGTTCTTATTTGTGATGTCGGAATGCATAGGGATAAAGACCCCAAACTTTATCCCGGTGTTTCGATAAATTTTATAAACACTCACCTTAAAGTAAAACAGTATGTCTTTTTTAGCAAAATTGGAATTAGATGGGGAAACCTATAATGTCTTAGAATTTGACCTTCATATCACCCAAGAAGTAGATCATAACGGTAAACCTCAAACCATAGCTCAAGGAGGTAATATTAGATTGGTGGTTGAATCGACCAAGAGTGTTGATTTTATGAAATGGATGATTAGCAGCACCCAAACCAAAAATGGTAAAATAACTTTTTTCAGACGAGATGCGATGTCAAAAATGAAAGAGTTAAAATTTGAGAAAGCTTTTTGTGTGAATTTTCACGAAAGTTTTCGATCAAATAACGAAGTTCCTATGCAGATAGAGATTCTTCTTTCGGCCAAAGATATCGATTTCAGCGGAGCTGTATTAGGTAAACCTTGGTCATTGGATTTATAATCCAGCCTAAATTTAGAAAATTACAATAGTCAAGAACACTTTTTGACAACAATTATATAAAAACATAAGCCCATGAGTACCGTTAATAACCTTATTAAAAAAGTTACTGATGCCATGGTTGACAAGGTAAGCATCGAAATAGGAAGCTTCTCTCAACCGGTTGTCTATTATAATTTAATATTAAATCAGCAATTGTTAGGTCACCATTCTTTTAGTTTTACTTGGAGAATTGGCGATGTTGTGATGGACTTTAAGAGTCAGGCCGATTTTATTAAAAAGTACATGGGAGCCAAAGTGATTATCACACTTAAGGATACCGCTCGTGGAGAAAATGTTTATTTTAAAGGAATTATTTCCGAAATGGAGCTTTTAGACAACGATGGCGCTTCAAAAGGCTTTCATATCGTAGGAAAGAGTCCCACCATATTATTGGATGAAATTCAGCAAAGTGAAACCCATTTTTCACACAAGCTCAATGAAATTGTGCATAAAGTAGATGAGAACATCATAAAAGGTGTGCTCACAGGAATGGATATCAATCCAAAATATCAAACCGTATTACCGTATATTGTTCAGTACAATGAAACCGATTTTCAGTTTTTAAAACGTCTGGCTGTGCAATACGGAGAATGGATGTTTTACGACGGAGATTATTTGAGATTTGGAGAATTGAAAACCTCAAAAGCATCGTTAGAAAACGGAGTAAACCTACATCATTTTAAAGTCACCAGCCGATTACGATCTCAAAAAGTATCGTACAAAGGATATGATTACAATTCGGCTTCAGAAATTGGCGCCCAAAATCTAGAACCACAAAACAACACCCAAAGCTATATAGCCCAAAATGCGCAACAAGCCTCGAGTAGTGTTTTTGACAGAGCCAACGCCAATCATTCCTTTATAAGCAATGCCAATGATTCGCAGGATATTACAAGAATACAGGAATTA contains:
- the tssD gene encoding type VI secretion system tube protein TssD, with protein sequence MSFKARLNVGGKEFNVLNINYGLFQETDATGRPSTVTRGGKIEVTIEGTGSTELFEWMTNSFERKDGSVKFFKRDSDATLKELKFTEGYLVKHRENFDSTGVNPLTESFTISARKIEMGTGVYENEWV
- the tssD gene encoding type VI secretion system tube protein TssD encodes the protein MSFLAKLELDGETYNVLEFDLHITQEVDHNGKPQTIAQGGNIRLVVESTKSVDFMKWMISSTQTKNGKITFFRRDAMSKMKELKFEKAFCVNFHESFRSNNEVPMQIEILLSAKDIDFSGAVLGKPWSLDL